One Nitrospirota bacterium genomic region harbors:
- the trmFO gene encoding methylenetetrahydrofolate--tRNA-(uracil(54)-C(5))-methyltransferase (FADH(2)-oxidizing) TrmFO, with amino-acid sequence MRDDVVIIGGGLAGSEAAWQAANRGAKVSLYEMRPKETTKAHKTGGLAELVCSNSLGSTDPMNAPGILKEEMRRLNSLIIRAADEARVPAGSALAVDRDLFSLKITQALEGHPNIRILREEITDIPTDCVCIVATGPLTSDKLSQAIAQLTHTKHLYFYDAISPIVDTDSINMDVVFLASRYGKGGDDYLNCPMDEATYNAFYEALLAAEKVQPKEFEKTAYFEGCIPIEVMAERGRQTMQFGPLKPVGLENPKTGKRAYAVVQLRTENAHRSCYNLVGFQTKLTYGEQKRVFRMIPGLEQAEFLRYGSLHRNTFINSPSLLRNTLQFKARGTLFFAGQLVGVEGYADSAAMGGLAGINAARGLAGLPLVTPPPTTAHGCLTTYITTADPRHFQPMNTNFGLFPPLATATRDKESKRRLTGQRALEDLTAWMTQSDIS; translated from the coding sequence ATGCGCGACGATGTTGTCATTATCGGGGGCGGTCTGGCCGGATCTGAGGCCGCGTGGCAGGCCGCCAATCGTGGAGCAAAAGTGTCGCTCTATGAGATGCGCCCAAAAGAAACCACGAAGGCCCACAAGACTGGTGGTTTAGCAGAGTTAGTCTGTTCGAATTCGCTCGGCTCTACGGATCCGATGAATGCCCCCGGCATTTTGAAAGAGGAAATGCGCCGGCTCAACTCGCTGATTATCCGAGCGGCAGATGAAGCGCGGGTGCCGGCAGGATCGGCCCTGGCCGTCGACCGGGACCTATTTTCGCTCAAAATTACCCAGGCGCTCGAAGGCCATCCGAACATTCGCATTCTGCGTGAGGAAATCACGGACATTCCAACGGACTGTGTCTGCATTGTGGCGACCGGGCCGCTGACCTCCGACAAACTGTCTCAGGCCATCGCGCAATTGACCCATACGAAACATTTGTACTTTTACGATGCGATCTCTCCGATCGTGGATACGGACTCCATCAATATGGATGTCGTCTTCCTTGCCTCCCGTTATGGCAAGGGCGGGGACGACTACCTCAACTGCCCAATGGACGAAGCGACCTACAATGCCTTTTACGAAGCCTTACTGGCCGCGGAGAAAGTGCAACCGAAAGAATTCGAAAAGACCGCCTACTTCGAAGGCTGTATTCCCATCGAGGTGATGGCCGAACGGGGCCGTCAAACCATGCAATTCGGTCCATTAAAACCGGTGGGCCTGGAAAATCCCAAGACAGGGAAGAGAGCCTATGCGGTGGTACAGCTCCGGACGGAAAACGCCCATCGCTCCTGCTACAACCTTGTGGGGTTCCAGACCAAACTGACCTACGGAGAGCAGAAACGCGTGTTTCGCATGATTCCAGGCCTCGAACAAGCGGAGTTTCTCCGCTACGGCAGCCTGCACCGCAACACGTTTATCAATTCGCCCTCATTGTTGCGCAACACCCTCCAGTTCAAGGCGCGAGGCACCCTCTTCTTTGCCGGACAGCTGGTCGGCGTCGAGGGCTATGCGGACTCCGCCGCGATGGGAGGGTTGGCCGGCATCAATGCGGCTCGCGGCCTGGCAGGGTTACCACTGGTCACCCCGCCGCCCACCACGGCGCACGGCTGCCTGACGACGTACATTACGACCGCAGACCCCCGTCACTTTCAGCCGATGAATACGAATTTCGGACTCTTTCCTCCCCTTGCCACCGCGACGAGAGATAAGGAGAGTAAACGACGGCTCACAGGGCAACGGGCACTTGAGGACCTGACGGCATGGATGACGCAATCCGACATTTCATGA
- a CDS encoding tyrosine-type recombinase/integrase: protein MDRFEREHLVKLASRATGQVFVKRFRAFFGDRTLAEITPKLIVDYKSRRYATGVKAASINRELTCLRKAFNLAKREWEWCRDNPVSRVSLEKGANKRDRWLMEDEEARLLSTCPSWLRELVVFALHSGMRLGEILSLTWTGVDLFRRTVTVFESKNGERRTVPLNQTLMALLTEKAKVRHIKTALVFPSRAGTRLDPNHLRRALRPAMTKAGIVNCHFHDLRHTFATRLVQSGVDLYKVQRLLGHKSPMMTQRYAHHYPESLRDGVEILDRRGHRDTKMTTVLRVSESTVSEVVENVVGDTGIEPVASSV from the coding sequence ATGGATCGCTTTGAGCGGGAGCACCTCGTGAAATTGGCCAGTCGAGCAACAGGACAAGTCTTCGTCAAGCGCTTTCGAGCCTTCTTCGGAGACCGGACGCTCGCGGAGATTACCCCCAAGCTGATCGTGGACTATAAAAGTCGACGGTATGCCACTGGGGTGAAAGCCGCTTCGATTAATCGTGAGCTCACCTGTTTGAGAAAGGCCTTCAACCTTGCTAAGCGGGAATGGGAATGGTGCCGAGACAATCCGGTCAGCCGCGTGTCTCTCGAAAAGGGCGCGAATAAACGAGATCGGTGGCTGATGGAAGACGAGGAGGCGCGATTGCTCAGTACCTGTCCGTCATGGTTACGCGAGCTTGTGGTGTTCGCGCTCCATAGCGGGATGCGGTTGGGCGAGATCCTGTCACTGACCTGGACCGGCGTGGATCTGTTCCGAAGAACAGTGACGGTATTTGAATCAAAGAACGGGGAGCGACGGACGGTGCCATTGAATCAGACCTTGATGGCGCTCCTGACGGAGAAGGCCAAAGTGCGGCACATAAAAACCGCACTGGTCTTTCCGAGTCGAGCTGGCACACGGTTAGATCCCAACCATCTGAGACGAGCGTTACGGCCTGCCATGACAAAGGCGGGCATCGTAAACTGTCATTTCCATGATCTCCGCCACACCTTCGCGACGCGCCTGGTCCAATCGGGAGTCGATCTCTACAAGGTTCAACGGCTCCTCGGACACAAGTCTCCGATGATGACGCAACGATATGCGCATCACTACCCGGAAAGCTTGCGAGATGGAGTGGAGATCTTGGACCGACGCGGACACCGTGACACAAAAATGACCACAGTGTTGAGGGTGTCAGAGAGTACTGTCTCGGAAGTAGTTGAAAACGTGGTGGGCGATACTGGTATCGAACCAGTGGCCTCTTCCGTGTGA
- the argB gene encoding acetylglutamate kinase — MNKLIKKADVLIEALPYIRTFKGKTIVIKYGGHAMTDAVLKERFAQDVVLLKYVGLNPVIVHGGGPQIDKMLHRLGIEAKFRHGVRVTDDATMEIVEMVLAGKINMEIVDLLNRHGGLAVGLSGKDGGLILSRPLTAKAWAASLEKDLDDGDGDEDFGCVGEVQSIDPTLVRKLQQDHYIPVIAPIGTDREGNTYNINADLVAGAMAAALGAEKLVMMTDVKGIRDANGRHLSTVSRKDVQRMVKKGTISEGMLPKVHACLDALGGGVGKAHIIDGRISHAILLEVFTRKGIGTEITA; from the coding sequence ATGAATAAACTCATCAAGAAAGCAGACGTGCTGATCGAAGCCTTGCCCTACATTCGCACGTTCAAGGGCAAAACCATCGTCATTAAATATGGCGGTCATGCGATGACTGATGCGGTCCTGAAAGAGCGCTTCGCCCAGGATGTCGTGCTCTTGAAATATGTGGGTCTCAATCCGGTCATCGTGCATGGCGGAGGTCCCCAGATCGACAAGATGCTCCACCGCTTGGGTATTGAAGCCAAGTTTCGCCATGGGGTACGGGTCACCGATGATGCCACGATGGAAATCGTGGAGATGGTGCTGGCCGGTAAGATTAATATGGAAATCGTGGACCTCCTGAATCGCCATGGCGGCCTCGCGGTCGGATTGAGCGGAAAAGACGGCGGGCTCATCCTGTCTCGGCCACTCACAGCCAAAGCCTGGGCCGCCAGTCTGGAAAAGGATCTCGACGACGGCGATGGGGACGAGGATTTCGGTTGTGTCGGAGAAGTCCAGTCTATCGATCCCACGCTGGTGCGGAAGCTCCAGCAGGACCACTACATTCCCGTCATCGCGCCGATCGGCACCGACCGGGAAGGCAACACCTACAACATTAATGCCGATCTCGTGGCCGGAGCGATGGCCGCCGCGCTCGGTGCAGAAAAACTGGTGATGATGACCGATGTGAAGGGTATTCGCGATGCCAATGGACGCCACCTCTCCACGGTCTCACGCAAAGACGTGCAGCGGATGGTCAAAAAAGGCACGATCAGCGAAGGGATGTTGCCCAAGGTGCATGCCTGCCTGGACGCGCTCGGTGGCGGCGTCGGTAAAGCCCATATCATCGACGGTCGAATATCCCATGCCATTCTCCTCGAAGTATTCACGCGGAAAGGTATTGGGACCGAGATCACCGCGTAG
- a CDS encoding gamma carbonic anhydrase family protein — translation MIRTFQGIKPTVPTSCFIEETGIVIGDVVLGEHCSVWFHAVIRGDVHYIRIGDRTNVQDLCMLHVSHDTHPLIIGNEVTIGHGVILHGCTIHDRVLIGMGAIIMDGAVIGEDSVVGAGALITEQTIVPPNSLVLGSPAKVKRSVTAEELAWIKASAENYVKYAGQYLDNTSKSKPGFRI, via the coding sequence ATGATTCGCACGTTTCAGGGCATCAAACCCACCGTTCCGACCTCCTGTTTCATCGAAGAGACCGGCATCGTGATCGGCGACGTCGTGCTCGGCGAGCATTGCAGCGTCTGGTTCCATGCCGTGATTCGCGGGGATGTACATTATATTCGGATCGGTGACCGGACCAACGTGCAGGACCTCTGCATGTTGCACGTCTCCCACGACACCCATCCGCTCATCATCGGCAACGAGGTGACCATCGGCCATGGCGTGATCCTCCACGGTTGCACGATTCACGATCGGGTGTTGATCGGCATGGGCGCCATTATTATGGATGGGGCCGTGATCGGAGAAGATTCCGTCGTCGGGGCTGGTGCCTTGATCACGGAACAGACCATCGTCCCACCCAACAGCCTCGTCCTTGGATCACCGGCAAAGGTCAAACGGTCGGTCACGGCGGAAGAGCTTGCCTGGATTAAGGCGTCAGCGGAGAACTATGTGAAGTACGCCGGCCAGTATTTAGACAATACGTCAAAATCAAAACCAGGCTTCAGAATTTAG
- a CDS encoding tyrosine recombinase XerC: MDDAIRHFMTFLNLERHASPETVRNYGSDLRQFHAFMKTERPGLSTLIPSTVTTESVRAYLHWLDRKHEKSTSIARKLATLRSFYRFLQREALVVLNPAEPIRTPKQPKHLPRVLTKDDAAALMDFPAGQTGSSLRDCALLETLYSTGARVSELVGINLEDLRLSEGLVHLRGKGRKERIVPIGSVALKAIHSYRASLKPPANSPQPSAPVFLNVRGGRLTTRSVARIVACYSNRLTGGSVSPHTLRHSFATHLLDEGADLRSIQEMLGHVSLNTTQKYTHLATDQLLAVYDKTHPRAGRSASGRVIKDDKS; this comes from the coding sequence ATGGATGACGCAATCCGACATTTCATGACCTTCCTGAACCTGGAACGTCATGCATCGCCTGAAACTGTCCGCAACTATGGGTCGGATCTCCGACAGTTTCACGCGTTCATGAAGACGGAACGTCCCGGCCTGTCTACGCTCATTCCCTCTACGGTCACCACAGAGTCTGTCCGGGCTTATCTTCACTGGTTGGATCGCAAACATGAAAAGAGCACGTCGATAGCCCGAAAGCTCGCGACCCTCCGCAGCTTCTATCGTTTTCTGCAACGAGAGGCCCTCGTCGTCCTCAATCCTGCCGAGCCCATCAGAACGCCGAAACAGCCGAAACATCTTCCACGGGTGTTGACCAAGGACGACGCCGCCGCACTGATGGACTTTCCTGCCGGCCAAACAGGATCGTCCCTCCGGGACTGTGCGCTGCTGGAGACGCTCTATTCGACAGGCGCTCGCGTGAGTGAGCTCGTGGGGATCAATCTTGAAGATCTACGGCTGTCCGAGGGGCTGGTCCATCTCCGAGGAAAAGGCCGGAAAGAACGCATCGTACCGATCGGATCTGTGGCCCTCAAGGCCATCCACAGCTATCGTGCATCCTTGAAGCCACCGGCCAACAGCCCTCAACCATCGGCTCCAGTCTTTTTGAATGTGAGAGGGGGCCGGCTAACGACTCGAAGTGTAGCTCGTATCGTAGCCTGTTATTCGAACCGGCTTACCGGCGGCTCCGTAAGTCCCCACACGCTGCGGCATTCCTTTGCCACGCATCTCCTCGATGAAGGGGCCGATCTGCGGTCGATTCAAGAAATGCTGGGACATGTGTCATTGAACACCACACAAAAATATACGCACCTGGCGACGGATCAGCTCCTTGCCGTATACGATAAAACACATCCGCGAGCCGGTCGCTCGGCCAGCGGTCGTGTTATAAAAGACGACAAATCATGA
- a CDS encoding M20/M25/M40 family metallo-hydrolase, translating to MANQHCRINRHLEALVGERHPEASPRALRRAAHYLATHFSKSQWSTSSQLVTAWGKTYRNVVATKYPSQPRQGRELAPLLIGAHYDTVPGSPGADDNASGLVVLLEVASRLSRTALARPVWLVAFCLEEQDRLGSQAFASRLNAEGRELAGALILECVGFSRTEAETQQAPPGVPIAVPTQGDFLAMVGNETSKALMLQLEQDARQQKPRLKTLSLLVPGRGEAIPHTRRSDHASFWDAGYPAVMLTDTANFRNPHYHRETDTMDTLNLEFLSSVVATVTATILHIAGARP from the coding sequence GTGGCCAATCAGCACTGTCGAATCAACCGCCACCTTGAAGCCCTCGTGGGCGAGCGTCATCCTGAGGCGAGCCCTCGCGCGCTTCGAAGGGCGGCGCATTATCTGGCCACGCACTTCTCCAAGTCTCAGTGGTCTACCAGCAGCCAGCTCGTCACTGCCTGGGGCAAGACCTATCGCAATGTCGTGGCGACGAAATATCCAAGCCAACCGAGACAGGGAAGGGAATTAGCCCCACTCCTGATTGGCGCACACTACGACACGGTGCCTGGATCGCCTGGCGCGGATGACAATGCAAGCGGACTGGTGGTGTTGCTAGAAGTGGCTTCACGGCTCAGCCGGACAGCTCTTGCACGACCGGTCTGGCTCGTCGCCTTCTGCCTCGAAGAGCAAGATCGGCTGGGGAGTCAGGCCTTCGCCTCCAGACTGAACGCTGAAGGCCGTGAGTTGGCCGGTGCCCTTATCCTGGAATGTGTCGGGTTTTCCAGAACCGAAGCTGAAACGCAACAGGCTCCACCAGGAGTCCCGATCGCAGTACCGACCCAGGGAGATTTTCTGGCCATGGTAGGCAACGAGACCTCCAAGGCGTTGATGCTCCAACTGGAACAGGATGCCAGGCAACAGAAGCCCCGGCTCAAGACCCTGTCATTGCTCGTGCCAGGGCGAGGAGAGGCGATACCTCATACCAGACGCAGCGACCATGCCTCGTTCTGGGATGCCGGTTATCCGGCTGTGATGTTGACCGATACGGCAAATTTCAGAAATCCGCATTACCATCGTGAGACCGATACCATGGACACTTTAAATCTTGAATTTCTCTCTAGCGTGGTAGCAACCGTCACCGCCACGATCCTTCACATCGCCGGAGCACGACCATGA
- a CDS encoding helix-turn-helix domain-containing protein, translating to MGMLLTVKDLSAWLNMKPSTLYLWAAQGKIPCRKIHGLIRFEREQVLVWLQSFERKPPGYMPSAPRTQHNDIDELIEAAKREAYTRHGETRPTASPKGKE from the coding sequence ATGGGTATGTTGCTTACGGTGAAAGATCTTTCGGCCTGGCTCAATATGAAGCCGTCTACGCTGTATCTGTGGGCGGCTCAGGGAAAGATTCCGTGTCGGAAGATTCATGGGCTGATTCGGTTCGAGCGGGAACAAGTCCTGGTGTGGCTCCAATCATTTGAGCGAAAGCCTCCGGGGTACATGCCGTCAGCCCCTCGTACCCAGCACAACGACATAGACGAGCTGATTGAAGCCGCAAAACGGGAAGCCTATACTCGCCACGGGGAAACCAGACCAACAGCGAGCCCAAAGGGAAAGGAGTAG
- a CDS encoding replication initiation factor domain-containing protein, which translates to MSSPFTLTIDWLAFTLPSGSVNDTMQMLGGDWTKGATGFRGYPASWITTSASRGVGKLGTGAPRAPLEVHVDLSAGIVAPWPTEKVRLVLQWILKQDGHLTRLDCALDDRNSCVPLLTIMQAIEAGHCVTRADRMQRISSSSIHRATPSGETLYLGSPQSQTLLRVYDKRLESQAKQREDWQDYGIRWELELKKERAQACGRVLSYLEEADWLEFMVGVLRGYVDFRATSRDEEDEFRYRAPLLGWWLMLTDGFKKGRLVVEKEVQTLPKVKRWVSRSVAPMLAVVCAADPSGTAWLEKQIIAGKRRWKDKHRGLLKKETSLSSNKDGGGLAGAPSTGDEGVS; encoded by the coding sequence ATGAGTTCACCGTTCACCCTGACCATTGATTGGCTCGCCTTCACCCTCCCCTCTGGCTCCGTCAATGACACGATGCAGATGCTAGGAGGGGATTGGACGAAGGGTGCCACCGGCTTTCGCGGCTATCCCGCGTCCTGGATCACCACGAGTGCAAGCCGGGGGGTGGGCAAACTGGGCACTGGCGCGCCCCGTGCTCCCCTCGAAGTCCATGTCGATCTCTCCGCCGGCATTGTGGCCCCTTGGCCCACGGAAAAGGTCCGTCTGGTCCTCCAATGGATTCTGAAGCAAGACGGTCACCTCACGCGCCTCGATTGTGCCTTAGACGATCGGAACAGCTGCGTCCCCCTGTTGACGATCATGCAAGCGATTGAAGCCGGTCACTGTGTGACACGGGCGGACCGGATGCAACGCATCTCCTCAAGCTCGATCCACAGAGCCACGCCCAGTGGAGAGACGCTCTATCTCGGCAGTCCTCAGAGTCAAACCCTGCTCCGAGTCTATGACAAGCGCTTAGAAAGTCAGGCGAAACAGCGCGAGGACTGGCAGGACTACGGTATTCGGTGGGAGTTGGAGTTAAAGAAGGAGCGAGCCCAGGCCTGCGGACGGGTTCTATCCTATTTGGAGGAAGCTGACTGGCTTGAATTCATGGTCGGGGTGTTGCGGGGCTATGTGGACTTTCGAGCCACGAGCCGTGACGAGGAGGACGAGTTTCGGTATCGGGCACCACTCCTTGGCTGGTGGCTAATGCTCACCGACGGGTTCAAGAAAGGCCGTCTCGTCGTGGAGAAGGAGGTCCAGACCCTCCCCAAGGTCAAGCGCTGGGTGAGTCGATCGGTGGCTCCTATGTTGGCCGTCGTCTGTGCCGCTGATCCCAGTGGGACCGCATGGTTGGAGAAACAAATTATCGCGGGTAAACGTAGATGGAAAGATAAGCATCGAGGGCTCCTGAAGAAAGAGACATCATTGAGTTCCAATAAGGACGGCGGCGGACTCGCGGGCGCACCATCAACGGGGGATGAGGGGGTGTCGTAA